One window of Hymenobacter sp. BRD128 genomic DNA carries:
- a CDS encoding sugar porter family MFS transporter, producing MVQRNVLFWSIVTALGGFLFGFDTAVISGAEKAIQQLWQLSAVQHGFTISIALIGTVLGAMFGGIPSDRLGRRQTLRWIAVLYLVSAVGAALAPAWVPFMVFRFLGGLGVGASSVTAPLYISEISPADSRGKLVGLFQFNIVFGILAAYLSNYLLANVGEHSWRLMLGVQAVPALAFLLFLFRVPESPRWLLLHGRLAEGKDVLRLISPSTVEADTAAILTAQAAAGQESESLWARQYRTPVLLAMAFAFFNQVSGINAIIYYAPRIFEMTGLGQGAALLSSAGIGLVNFCFTLLGVNVIDRFGRRSLMLVGSLGLIATLGLVAMAFYTQRFQLFGGLLVPGLLFAYIAFFAFSQGAVIWVFISEIFPNAVRAKGQALGSSTHWVMATVIAFTFPYFAERLGGGNTFAFFCGMMVLQLVFVLRFMPETKGTSLEGVAKTLVMH from the coding sequence ATGGTGCAACGCAACGTTCTTTTTTGGTCTATTGTCACGGCGCTGGGCGGCTTCCTGTTCGGCTTCGACACGGCCGTTATCTCGGGGGCCGAGAAAGCTATTCAGCAGTTGTGGCAGCTGAGCGCGGTGCAGCACGGCTTCACCATTTCCATTGCCCTTATCGGCACGGTACTGGGGGCTATGTTTGGTGGCATTCCGAGCGACCGGCTGGGCCGCCGCCAGACGCTGCGGTGGATTGCGGTGCTCTACCTGGTATCGGCCGTAGGCGCGGCCCTAGCCCCGGCCTGGGTGCCGTTTATGGTCTTTCGCTTTTTGGGCGGGCTAGGCGTGGGCGCCTCGTCGGTCACGGCGCCGCTCTACATCTCCGAGATTTCGCCGGCCGATTCGCGCGGTAAGCTCGTGGGACTGTTTCAGTTCAACATCGTGTTCGGCATTCTGGCCGCTTATCTTTCCAACTACCTGCTGGCTAACGTGGGTGAGCACTCATGGCGGCTCATGCTGGGCGTGCAGGCAGTGCCGGCCCTGGCCTTTTTGCTCTTCCTGTTTCGGGTGCCCGAAAGCCCGCGCTGGCTGCTGCTGCACGGCCGCCTCGCCGAGGGCAAAGACGTGCTGCGCCTCATTAGCCCTAGCACGGTGGAGGCCGACACGGCCGCCATTCTGACCGCGCAGGCGGCGGCCGGGCAGGAAAGCGAGTCGCTGTGGGCGCGGCAATACCGCACGCCGGTGCTGCTGGCAATGGCTTTCGCATTCTTCAACCAAGTGTCTGGTATCAACGCTATTATCTACTACGCACCGCGCATTTTTGAGATGACGGGGCTGGGCCAGGGCGCGGCACTACTCTCATCGGCGGGCATCGGGCTAGTCAACTTCTGCTTCACACTACTGGGCGTTAATGTCATTGACCGGTTTGGGCGGCGCTCGCTCATGCTGGTCGGCTCGCTAGGGCTCATTGCCACGCTGGGACTGGTGGCGATGGCCTTCTATACCCAACGCTTCCAACTCTTTGGCGGGTTGCTGGTGCCAGGCTTACTCTTTGCCTACATCGCCTTTTTCGCCTTTTCGCAGGGCGCGGTTATCTGGGTATTTATCTCCGAGATTTTCCCGAATGCCGTGCGGGCCAAGGGCCAGGCGCTGGGCTCCAGCACGCACTGGGTGATGGCGACGGTCATCGCCTTCACCTTTCCCTACTTCGCCGAGCGCCTGGGCGGCGGCAACACGTTCGCCTTTTTCTGCGGCATGATGGTCCTGCAGCTCGTGTTCGTGCTGCGCTTCATGCCCGAAACCAAGGGTACCAGCCTCGAAGGCGTAGCCAAAACGCTGGTCATGCACTAG
- a CDS encoding glycoside hydrolase family 65 protein, with translation MFPPILCRLAVCLCALSTALLASRPLAAQPAPPDPWRISADKIDPSHYYGVTVANGMLGIVSSPVPFQVKNVVLAGAYDQYGRGRVSNFLNSFNLLNMYLEVDGHRLGAQDASKFHQELDMKGASLTTSFDYGDKATISYTYYALRHLPFTVLMEVRIAARKDLALTAASVMETPDALRDAQNYYNEIDRPHATLSLLTSSAKSPTGKLTLCASNSFLFEEPHGQEPRIIHEMWDNNMHLMKFSKVLKAGQTYAYAVAGSSITSAHHPDPLNEAERLTIFARLEGRQRLLEFHQKAWQDLWASDIQLAGDAQAQQDVHSMLYHLYSFSRAGTDYSPSPMGLSGLGYNGHVFWDSDLWMYPALLVLHPEIAKSLVEYRFNRLELAKRNAFEHGYKGAMYPWESADTGVEETPVWALSGPFEHHISACVGLAAWQYYCVTQDRDWLREKGWPILQATADFWASRVERNGPGRYDIKNVVASDEWAENVDNDAFTNAAAQANLRAAAAAAKLLGRPANADWALVAQNIPILKMPDGVTKEHATYHGEGIKQGDVNLLAFPLGTITDPGQIKKDLAYYETRVPNEGTPAMTQAIFALLYARLGDGAKAQHFFQDAYTPNLLPPFRVIAETKGGTNPYFATGAGGVLQAVLMGFGGLEITPLGIAQRKTTLPSGWQSVKITGVGPGRKTYSVSR, from the coding sequence ATGTTCCCACCCATCTTGTGCCGACTGGCGGTGTGCCTGTGCGCCCTAAGCACTGCGCTGCTCGCTAGCCGGCCGCTGGCGGCCCAGCCGGCCCCGCCCGACCCCTGGCGCATCAGCGCCGATAAAATTGACCCTAGCCACTACTACGGCGTAACGGTGGCCAACGGCATGCTGGGCATTGTGTCGTCGCCGGTACCGTTTCAGGTCAAAAACGTGGTGCTGGCCGGCGCCTACGACCAGTACGGCCGGGGCCGGGTCAGCAACTTTCTCAACAGCTTCAACCTGCTGAATATGTACCTGGAGGTAGACGGCCACCGCCTGGGTGCCCAGGATGCCAGCAAATTTCACCAGGAGCTGGATATGAAGGGGGCTAGCCTTACCACCAGCTTCGACTACGGCGATAAGGCCACCATCAGCTACACCTACTATGCCCTGCGCCACCTGCCCTTCACGGTGCTCATGGAGGTGCGCATCGCGGCCAGGAAAGACCTCGCGCTCACCGCCGCCAGCGTTATGGAAACGCCCGATGCCCTGCGCGATGCGCAGAACTACTACAACGAAATCGACCGGCCGCACGCCACGCTCAGCCTGCTCACTTCGTCGGCCAAGAGCCCGACGGGCAAGCTCACGCTGTGCGCCAGCAACAGCTTTTTGTTTGAAGAGCCGCACGGGCAGGAGCCGCGCATTATTCATGAGATGTGGGACAACAACATGCACCTCATGAAATTCAGCAAGGTGCTGAAAGCCGGCCAAACCTACGCTTACGCCGTGGCCGGCTCCAGCATCACCTCGGCCCACCACCCCGACCCGCTCAACGAGGCCGAGCGCCTCACCATTTTTGCGCGCCTCGAAGGCCGTCAGCGGCTGTTGGAGTTTCACCAGAAAGCCTGGCAGGACTTGTGGGCCAGCGACATCCAGCTTGCCGGCGATGCCCAGGCCCAGCAGGATGTGCACAGCATGCTGTACCACCTCTACAGCTTTTCGCGGGCGGGCACCGACTACTCGCCCTCGCCGATGGGCCTGTCGGGGCTAGGCTATAACGGCCACGTGTTCTGGGACAGCGACTTGTGGATGTACCCGGCGCTGCTGGTGCTGCACCCCGAAATCGCAAAATCCTTAGTTGAGTACCGCTTCAACCGCCTTGAGTTAGCGAAGCGCAATGCTTTCGAGCACGGCTACAAAGGCGCCATGTACCCCTGGGAAAGCGCCGATACCGGCGTGGAGGAAACGCCCGTTTGGGCGCTGAGCGGGCCGTTTGAGCACCATATTTCGGCCTGCGTGGGGCTGGCTGCTTGGCAGTACTACTGCGTGACGCAGGACCGGGACTGGCTGCGCGAGAAGGGCTGGCCCATCTTGCAGGCCACCGCCGATTTCTGGGCGAGCCGCGTCGAGCGCAACGGCCCCGGCCGCTACGATATCAAGAACGTGGTGGCCTCCGACGAGTGGGCCGAAAACGTGGATAACGATGCCTTTACCAACGCCGCCGCCCAGGCTAATTTGCGCGCCGCCGCCGCCGCCGCTAAGCTGCTGGGCCGCCCTGCCAATGCCGACTGGGCGCTGGTAGCCCAGAATATTCCCATTCTTAAAATGCCCGACGGCGTGACTAAGGAGCACGCCACCTACCACGGCGAGGGCATCAAGCAGGGCGATGTGAACCTGCTGGCCTTCCCGCTCGGCACCATCACCGACCCTGGCCAGATTAAGAAAGACCTGGCCTACTACGAAACCCGCGTGCCCAACGAGGGCACTCCAGCCATGACCCAGGCCATTTTTGCCCTGCTATATGCCCGCCTCGGCGACGGTGCCAAGGCCCAGCACTTCTTCCAGGATGCCTACACGCCCAATCTGCTGCCGCCCTTCCGCGTCATCGCCGAAACCAAGGGCGGTACCAACCCTTACTTCGCCACCGGCGCGGGCGGCGTGCTGCAAGCCGTGCTCATGGGCTTCGGCGGGCTGGAAATCACCCCGCTAGGCATCGCGCAGCGCAAAACGACCCTGCCCAGCGGCTGGCAGTCGGTGAAAATTACCGGCGTGGGACCGGGACGCAAAACGTACTCGGTGAGCCGCTAG
- a CDS encoding alpha-glucosidase, which produces MLFPFLPVSYSAKLRLAVVVLVGAASACNQSAKTETATTTTTAQASPAASLDKPAGWWKETVVYQLYPRSFQDSNGDGVGDLKGIISRLDYLKSLGVGTVWLNPIYASPNDDNGYDISDYRQIMPEFGTMADFDALLKGMHARGIKLVMDLVVNHSSDEHAWFTSARASRTSPYRDYYYWWPAEKGTPPARFSTFDVKNNAWQYDAPTKSYYLHYFSKKQPDLNWNNPKLRQEVYNIMRFWADKGIDGFRMDAFQFVAKDPTFPPMPGLTQANYTNAYNHGPHLHDYLKEINQQVLSHYNLMTVAEGAGRNPTEAMLFVDPARKELDMTYHFEGVGVGSGADTYKLTALKRVFTKWDSAFALKGWQAIDLGNHDQPRMVSKFGDDRPAFRAPSAKLLNTFILTMRGTPYCYNGDELGMTNSPFNGIAEYRDVAARNAYALLQEQRGNEAAFFHSLARFSRDNSRTPFQWNASANAGFTTGTPWIKVNPNYVTVNEASEDKDSTSVLNHFRRAIAVRKQHKVLVYGHYQLLDAANPHIYAYTRTLGSEKALVVLNFSSAPQRWPLPAGLTPSGTPWLNNYPAAPSGPALALQPWQAVVYHLR; this is translated from the coding sequence ATGCTCTTTCCCTTTTTACCTGTTTCTTACTCGGCTAAGCTCCGGCTGGCGGTGGTGGTGCTGGTGGGCGCGGCTTCGGCGTGCAACCAGTCTGCCAAAACCGAAACGGCAACTACCACGACAACCGCCCAGGCTAGCCCGGCCGCCAGCCTCGACAAGCCCGCCGGCTGGTGGAAGGAAACGGTTGTTTATCAGCTTTATCCGCGCAGCTTTCAGGATAGCAACGGCGACGGCGTGGGCGACCTTAAGGGTATCATCTCCCGACTCGATTATTTGAAAAGCCTCGGGGTGGGCACGGTCTGGCTGAACCCGATTTACGCCTCGCCCAACGATGACAACGGCTACGATATCAGCGACTACCGGCAGATAATGCCGGAGTTTGGCACGATGGCCGACTTCGACGCGCTGCTCAAAGGAATGCACGCCCGCGGCATCAAGCTGGTGATGGACCTGGTAGTGAACCACAGCTCGGACGAGCACGCCTGGTTTACCTCGGCCCGCGCCTCGCGCACCAGCCCCTACCGCGACTACTACTACTGGTGGCCGGCCGAAAAAGGCACGCCGCCGGCGCGCTTCAGCACCTTCGACGTGAAGAATAACGCCTGGCAGTACGATGCGCCCACCAAGAGCTACTACTTGCATTACTTCTCGAAAAAGCAGCCCGACCTGAACTGGAACAACCCCAAGCTGCGCCAGGAAGTGTACAACATCATGCGCTTCTGGGCCGATAAGGGCATCGACGGCTTCCGCATGGATGCCTTCCAGTTTGTGGCCAAAGACCCGACGTTTCCGCCCATGCCGGGCCTTACGCAGGCCAACTATACCAACGCCTACAACCACGGCCCGCACCTGCACGACTACCTCAAGGAGATTAACCAGCAGGTGCTCAGCCACTACAACCTGATGACCGTGGCCGAGGGCGCCGGCCGCAATCCCACCGAGGCCATGCTCTTTGTGGACCCCGCCCGCAAGGAGCTCGACATGACCTATCACTTTGAGGGCGTGGGTGTGGGCAGCGGTGCCGACACCTACAAGCTCACCGCCCTCAAGCGGGTGTTTACGAAGTGGGACAGCGCTTTTGCTCTGAAAGGCTGGCAGGCCATCGACCTCGGTAACCACGACCAGCCGCGCATGGTGAGCAAGTTTGGCGACGACCGGCCCGCCTTCCGCGCGCCTTCGGCCAAGCTACTGAATACGTTTATCTTAACAATGCGCGGCACGCCCTATTGCTACAACGGCGACGAGCTGGGCATGACCAATAGTCCCTTCAACGGCATTGCCGAATACCGCGACGTGGCTGCCCGCAATGCCTACGCGCTGCTGCAGGAGCAGCGCGGCAACGAGGCCGCTTTTTTCCACTCGCTAGCCCGCTTCTCGCGCGACAACAGCCGCACGCCCTTCCAGTGGAACGCCTCGGCCAATGCGGGCTTCACTACCGGCACGCCCTGGATTAAGGTCAATCCTAACTACGTGACCGTCAACGAGGCTAGTGAGGACAAGGACTCGACCTCGGTGCTCAACCACTTCCGGCGGGCCATTGCCGTGCGCAAGCAGCATAAGGTGCTGGTATATGGTCACTACCAACTGCTCGACGCAGCCAACCCGCACATCTACGCCTACACCCGCACGCTAGGGTCTGAAAAGGCACTGGTGGTGCTCAACTTCTCGTCGGCGCCGCAGCGCTGGCCCTTGCCGGCCGGCCTCACCCCTAGCGGTACTCCCTGGCTCAATAATTATCCGGCGGCCCCTAGCGGGCCGGCCCTGGCGCTTCAGCCCTGGCAAGCGGTGGTGTATCACCTACGCTAG
- a CDS encoding carbohydrate kinase — protein sequence MAITCFGEMLWDVLPTGKQPGGAPLNVAVHLRNFGREALLISRVGHDDLGTELLAFVQSKGLSTRYIQRGETHLTGVVKANVSDSHEVTYKIVQPVAWDYIQYEDALGPLVESAEAFVFGSLAARSGATRETLYRLLQRAAFKVFDVNLRAPHYSRNVVTYLLRQANLVKLNHHELAEIMGWFGASPDEETALHWLADRFQLQAVCVTKGADGAVLWTDQQLFRSPGIPVQVQDTIGSGDAFLAALLKGWLAGQPPAEALAFACAAGSLVASYQGATPAISEADVLSLAASIA from the coding sequence ATGGCTATCACCTGCTTTGGAGAAATGCTGTGGGACGTGCTGCCCACGGGCAAGCAGCCCGGCGGCGCCCCGCTCAACGTGGCCGTGCACCTGCGCAATTTTGGGCGTGAGGCGCTGCTCATCAGCCGCGTGGGCCACGACGACCTGGGCACCGAGCTGCTCGCCTTCGTGCAAAGCAAGGGCCTGAGCACCCGCTACATCCAGCGCGGCGAAACCCACCTGACGGGCGTGGTAAAAGCCAACGTGAGCGACAGCCACGAAGTGACTTATAAGATAGTGCAGCCCGTGGCCTGGGACTATATTCAGTACGAAGACGCGCTGGGCCCATTGGTCGAGAGCGCCGAGGCGTTCGTATTTGGCAGCCTGGCTGCCCGCAGCGGGGCCACCCGCGAAACACTTTATCGCCTGCTCCAACGCGCTGCTTTTAAGGTATTTGACGTCAATCTGCGCGCCCCGCACTACTCACGCAACGTGGTGACCTACCTACTGCGGCAGGCCAATCTGGTGAAGCTTAACCACCACGAGCTGGCCGAAATCATGGGTTGGTTTGGGGCTAGCCCCGACGAAGAAACCGCCCTGCACTGGCTCGCCGACCGCTTTCAGCTGCAAGCCGTGTGCGTGACCAAAGGGGCCGACGGGGCCGTGCTCTGGACCGACCAGCAGCTCTTCCGCAGCCCCGGCATCCCGGTACAGGTGCAGGACACCATTGGCAGCGGCGATGCTTTTCTGGCCGCGCTGCTGAAGGGCTGGTTAGCCGGCCAGCCGCCGGCCGAGGCGCTAGCCTTTGCCTGCGCGGCGGGCTCACTGGTGGCCTCCTACCAAGGCGCCACGCCCGCCATCTCCGAGGCCGATGTGTTGTCGCTAGCCGCTTCTATCGCTTGA
- a CDS encoding OmpA family protein, translating into MSFASKNFAPPTLLLALTLLALPGCNKKEIAALQQQNADLTKSRDQLQAEKMALQQAKNQNEATLSADLLAKTNRVSQLNQTLGTTEQDLAGKNARVAELQRILDEKDAATNALRKKVADALLGFNSQDLQVNVKNGKVYVSLSEQLLFKSGSTKVDPAGQDALIKLANALTGNKDVNILVEGHTDNVPIKGVVNGAKDNWDLSVLRATEITRLLTASGIDPTQITPSGRGQYLPVAANDTPQDKALNRRTDIILTPKLDELFSILNTN; encoded by the coding sequence ATGTCTTTTGCCTCGAAAAACTTCGCCCCGCCTACCCTGCTGCTGGCCCTGACGCTGCTGGCGCTGCCGGGCTGTAATAAAAAAGAAATCGCCGCCTTACAGCAGCAAAATGCCGACCTCACTAAATCGCGTGACCAGCTGCAAGCCGAGAAGATGGCCCTGCAACAGGCTAAAAACCAGAACGAAGCGACCCTCAGTGCCGACCTACTGGCCAAAACCAACCGCGTGAGTCAGCTCAACCAGACGCTGGGTACTACCGAGCAGGACCTGGCCGGTAAAAATGCCCGCGTGGCCGAGCTGCAGCGCATTCTGGATGAGAAGGATGCCGCCACCAACGCCCTGCGCAAAAAAGTGGCCGACGCCCTGCTGGGCTTCAACTCGCAGGACTTGCAGGTGAACGTCAAAAACGGCAAGGTCTACGTGTCGCTCTCCGAGCAACTGCTGTTCAAATCGGGCTCAACCAAGGTAGACCCAGCCGGCCAGGACGCGCTTATCAAGCTGGCTAACGCCCTGACGGGCAACAAAGATGTGAATATCCTGGTGGAAGGCCACACCGACAACGTGCCCATCAAGGGCGTGGTAAACGGCGCCAAGGACAACTGGGATTTGAGCGTGCTGCGCGCCACCGAAATCACGCGCCTGCTCACTGCCTCGGGTATCGACCCTACCCAAATAACTCCTTCAGGCCGGGGCCAGTACCTGCCCGTAGCCGCCAATGACACGCCCCAGGACAAAGCGCTGAACCGCCGCACCGATATTATTCTGACGCCGAAGCTCGACGAGCTATTTTCAATTTTGAATACGAACTAG
- a CDS encoding substrate-binding domain-containing protein, with protein sequence MKIHLLPQLGCRLLALLLLAGLASCAPAARAPVYRIGFAQCTNGDAWRQAMLAGMEKELSFHPNVQFQMLDARNDTDLQRRHIQEFIRQRVDLLIISPNQATPLADLVDTAYTKGIPVIILDRRTTSPHYTAYVGGNSLEVGRTAGRYAAQLLHGRGQVLEILGRPGSSPASDRHVGFGQALAAYPNMRLVAQLAAAWQPDLVLEQLPALLRAHPGVNLIFAHNDPMARAAHQVVQQLRLGQRVRIIGVDGLPGPGNGLELVANGTLQATLLYSPGGEEAIRTALRILNHEPYIKDNILVTMIVDSANVQAVRGQTERLLAQQRDIFRQQQRWQQQQQRYDNQKMLVYLLLASLLGAVLLGALAWRSSRLNQRIRRVLEGQNAEISQQRNQIEDLAEQARAAAEEVRRTSEAKLRFFTNFSHELRTPLTLILGPVEDLLTSPADDLTPTQRHDLSLVRRNAQRLLQLVNQLMDFRKIDVGKMAVHATEGDLVGFVREIMDVFEKTARRRGITFRFAAAKPVIFLWFDGEILDKVFFNLLSNAFKYTPDGGQITVSIGLDKATKTVCVSVADTGRGIAQADQPHILEWFYQGSQPTPNSSGLGLALADGLTRLHQGTLAFTSEPGQGSTFEVRLPLEKPAAFLDDLEPGAWRLGTAAALPAEEPAPSQPASTPPIRSDATALVIEDNDEVREFLVQKLQPHFQVSTAADGAAGLRQASETIPDVIVCDVGLPELSGLEVATALKSDWRTSHIPLVLLTAQNAPEQQVAGVQAGADLYLTKPFNPTFLLESLRTLLRNRDQQREHFHRQLSGAPPTAVPQRVDQKFLADLAAIIEGRLDQPSLGVDDIAHSLGVSRTQLYRKVKALLGTGVTEYIQTVRLTKARQLLLQEGSTVADVAYQTGFSSPSYFSTAFKGKYQVSPSEFKALHTHLRV encoded by the coding sequence TTGAAAATTCATTTGCTACCTCAGTTGGGTTGCCGGCTGCTGGCGCTGCTTCTGCTGGCGGGGCTGGCCAGCTGCGCCCCCGCTGCACGCGCGCCGGTCTACCGCATTGGCTTTGCGCAGTGCACCAATGGCGACGCCTGGCGCCAAGCCATGCTGGCGGGGATGGAAAAGGAGCTGAGCTTCCATCCCAACGTGCAGTTTCAGATGCTGGACGCCCGCAACGACACCGATTTGCAGCGGCGCCACATTCAAGAATTTATCCGGCAGCGGGTTGATTTATTAATTATCTCGCCCAACCAGGCTACGCCCCTCGCCGACCTTGTCGATACGGCCTATACCAAGGGCATTCCGGTTATTATCCTCGACCGGCGCACCACCTCCCCCCACTACACGGCCTACGTGGGCGGCAACAGTCTGGAAGTAGGCCGCACGGCCGGCCGCTACGCTGCCCAGCTGCTGCACGGGCGCGGCCAGGTGCTCGAAATACTGGGCCGGCCGGGCTCCTCGCCGGCCAGCGACCGCCACGTAGGCTTTGGGCAGGCCTTGGCCGCCTACCCCAATATGCGCCTGGTAGCGCAGCTCGCGGCCGCCTGGCAGCCCGACCTGGTGCTGGAGCAGCTGCCCGCGCTGCTGCGGGCTCATCCTGGCGTGAATCTCATTTTCGCCCACAACGACCCCATGGCTCGGGCGGCCCACCAAGTGGTGCAGCAACTGCGGCTAGGCCAGCGGGTGCGCATTATCGGGGTCGATGGCCTGCCGGGGCCGGGCAATGGCCTGGAGTTAGTGGCCAATGGCACCTTGCAGGCTACCCTGCTCTACTCGCCAGGCGGTGAGGAAGCTATTCGCACGGCACTACGTATTCTCAACCACGAGCCGTATATCAAGGACAATATCTTGGTTACGATGATAGTAGATTCGGCCAACGTACAGGCCGTGCGTGGCCAGACCGAGCGGCTGCTAGCCCAGCAGCGCGATATTTTTCGGCAGCAGCAGCGCTGGCAGCAGCAGCAGCAGCGCTACGACAACCAGAAGATGCTGGTGTACCTGCTGCTGGCCAGCCTGCTCGGGGCCGTGCTGCTGGGGGCCCTGGCCTGGCGGTCGTCGCGCCTCAACCAGCGCATCCGGCGGGTGCTGGAAGGACAGAATGCCGAAATCAGCCAGCAACGCAATCAGATTGAGGACCTGGCCGAGCAGGCCCGAGCCGCCGCCGAGGAAGTACGCCGCACCTCCGAGGCTAAGCTGCGCTTTTTCACCAACTTCTCGCACGAGCTACGCACGCCGCTCACCCTCATTCTGGGGCCGGTTGAGGACCTGCTCACCAGCCCGGCCGACGACCTCACGCCCACGCAGCGCCACGACCTGAGCCTGGTGCGCCGCAACGCCCAGCGCTTGTTGCAGCTCGTCAATCAGCTCATGGATTTTCGTAAAATCGACGTGGGCAAGATGGCCGTGCACGCCACCGAAGGCGACCTAGTGGGCTTCGTGCGCGAAATCATGGACGTATTTGAGAAAACCGCTCGGCGGCGCGGCATCACCTTCCGCTTCGCAGCGGCCAAGCCGGTTATCTTCCTCTGGTTCGACGGCGAGATTCTCGACAAGGTTTTTTTCAATCTCCTCTCCAACGCCTTTAAATACACCCCTGACGGTGGTCAGATTACGGTCAGCATCGGGCTCGATAAGGCCACTAAAACCGTGTGCGTCAGCGTGGCCGATACCGGCCGCGGCATTGCCCAAGCCGACCAGCCGCACATTCTGGAGTGGTTTTACCAGGGCAGCCAGCCCACGCCCAACAGCTCGGGGCTAGGGCTGGCACTGGCCGACGGCCTTACCCGGCTGCACCAGGGCACGCTGGCGTTCACCAGCGAGCCCGGCCAGGGCAGCACCTTCGAGGTGCGCCTGCCGCTCGAAAAGCCCGCCGCGTTTCTCGACGACCTAGAGCCCGGCGCGTGGCGGCTGGGCACCGCCGCGGCCCTGCCAGCCGAAGAGCCGGCCCCCAGCCAGCCGGCCAGCACCCCGCCCATCCGCTCCGATGCCACCGCCCTCGTCATTGAAGACAATGATGAGGTGCGCGAGTTTTTAGTGCAAAAGCTACAGCCACATTTTCAGGTGAGCACAGCGGCCGACGGCGCCGCCGGCCTGCGCCAAGCCAGCGAAACCATCCCCGACGTGATAGTGTGCGACGTGGGCCTGCCCGAACTCAGCGGCCTGGAAGTAGCCACCGCGCTCAAAAGCGATTGGCGCACCTCGCACATCCCGCTGGTGCTGCTCACGGCCCAGAATGCGCCCGAGCAGCAGGTAGCCGGCGTGCAGGCCGGCGCTGACCTGTACCTCACCAAGCCCTTCAACCCCACTTTTTTGCTCGAAAGCCTGCGCACGCTACTGCGCAACCGCGACCAGCAGCGCGAGCATTTTCATCGCCAGCTATCGGGCGCGCCACCCACGGCCGTGCCGCAGCGGGTAGACCAGAAGTTTCTGGCCGACTTAGCCGCCATCATCGAGGGCCGGCTCGACCAGCCTAGCCTGGGCGTCGATGACATTGCCCACAGCCTGGGCGTGTCGCGCACGCAGCTCTACCGCAAGGTAAAGGCGCTGCTTGGCACCGGCGTCACGGAGTACATTCAAACGGTGCGCCTCACCAAGGCCCGGCAACTGCTGCTCCAGGAAGGCAGCACTGTGGCCGACGTAGCTTACCAAACGGGTTTTTCTTCACCCTCCTACTTTTCCACCGCCTTCAAGGGCAAGTACCAAGTATCACCCTCTGAGTTTAAGGCCTTGCATACGCACCTACGGGTCTGA